In Aminobacterium sp. MB27-C1, a single genomic region encodes these proteins:
- a CDS encoding Gx transporter family protein: MQKAKLKTMIVIGLLVGLALSIHVAEAQIPMIFPGVKLGLANIITLIALQLYGWKEALMVTLLRIGLGAFFSGNAISFLCSFTGGLLSCLLMIELDRHFRESLTLPYISIAGAVTHNIGQIIVIMFIIQNVHILLYLPVLLVSGTITGYCTGFIALLLTNRIKKIPGIF, from the coding sequence ATGCAAAAAGCGAAATTAAAAACCATGATTGTTATAGGGCTTCTTGTTGGCCTCGCTCTTTCCATTCATGTTGCAGAGGCACAGATTCCCATGATTTTTCCGGGAGTCAAGCTGGGGCTTGCCAATATAATTACTCTTATTGCCTTGCAGCTGTATGGATGGAAAGAAGCATTAATGGTTACGCTGCTCCGCATAGGGTTGGGAGCCTTTTTCAGCGGGAATGCCATCTCTTTTCTTTGTAGCTTTACTGGAGGTCTTCTGAGTTGCTTGCTCATGATTGAGCTAGATCGTCATTTTAGAGAATCTCTTACATTACCATATATCAGCATTGCAGGTGCTGTTACCCATAACATCGGGCAAATTATTGTCATAATGTTTATTATTCAAAATGTGCATATTCTTCTTTACTTGCCCGTTCTTCTTGTTTCAGGAACAATTACGGGTTACTGCACGGGATTTATTGCTTTGCTCCTTACAAACCGAATAAAAAAAATCCCGGGAATTTTTTAA